Proteins from one Astatotilapia calliptera chromosome 8, fAstCal1.2, whole genome shotgun sequence genomic window:
- the trim8b gene encoding E3 ubiquitin-protein ligase TRIM8b yields MPACTMMASDMAETWRNCFEEELICPICLHVFSDPIQLPCKHNFCRGCISEAWAKDSSLARCPECNHAYTQKPSLEKNHKLSNIVEKYNALSVEKATTPTLQCILCRRGPPLPAVKVCLRCNAPCCQSHVQTHLQQPCSALGHLLVEAEAVKAWTCPQHDEYRLYHCEAEQTAVCQYCCFARCHPSHGHAVTDVELRRNDIRQNLLRQQERVEERVQEIEEQLCKLDSDKCVVEDRVCELKEEVRLQYQRMHQLLEEDLGRTLEALDRAQARFCQENAAQVLALGEQRHEAQKLLSSIQTAFGKAEELSFMKNTKPVKILTDRSQACVGSSLPPYKVGNLNSKLFLSEISKREKSLKRTLEAPLTPPSTFLQSVPAYPSGQSSGSGAEKRKHSTAFPEGNGNGGKNAAPGFKDSSSSSSSSSSSLAKQPYLGSSSASGEGQSTNQQALGPCGPPHISESGGTGSGSGSLTNHHSGSVFGSSHFPPGGSSSSHSSQQAVLPQYGGRKILVCTMDNCYCSGVPSVSGHRSHPPYPRSGSFPWVSAQDYPPPPGLASGGPSMQGLAVRDWIDASQTHRHADFYGLYGQPSTKHYVTS; encoded by the exons ATGCCTGCCTGCACCATGATGGCCTCTGACATGGCTGAGACATGGAGGAACTGTTTTGAGGAGGAGCTTATCTGCCCCATCTGCCTACACGTGTTCTCAGATCCCATCCAGCTGCCCTGCAAGCACAACTTCTGCCGGGGCTGCATCAGCGAGGCCTGGGCCAAAGACTCCTCGCTGGCTCGCTGCCCCGAGTGCAATCATGCTTACACCCAGAAGCCCAGCCTGGAGAAGAACCACAAACTATCCAACATAGTTGAGAAGTACAACGCCCTGAGCGTGGAGAAGGCCACCACGCCGACACTGCAGTGCATTCTCTGCCGCCGGGGTCCCCCACTCCCCGCCGTGAAGGTCTGCCTGCGCTGCAACGCCCCGTGCTGCCAGTCACACGTCCAGACACACCTGCAGCAGCCGTGCTCAGCCCTCGGGCACCTGTTGGTGGAGGCGGAGGCGGTGAAGGCCTGGACCTGCCCCCAGCACGACGAGTACAGGCTGTACCACTGCGAGGCCGAGCAGACGGCTGTGTGTCAGTACTGCTGCTTCGCCCGTTGCCATCCCAGCCACGGCCACGCCGTCACTGATGTGGAGCTGCGACGCAATGACATCAGA CAAAACCTGTTAAGACAGCAGGAACGCGTGGAGGAGCGAGTGCAGGAGATTGAGGAACAGCTTTGCAAACTCGACTCAGACAAGTGTGTGGTGGAG GACAGGGTATGTGAGCTGAAAGAGGAGGTGCGCCTGCAGTACCAGCGGATGCACCAGCTCCTGGAGGAGGATCTCGGTCGGACACTGGAGGCTCTGGATCGGGCTCAGGCTCGGTTTTGTCAGGAGAACGCAGCCCAGGTTTTAGCTCTCGGGGAGCAGCGCCACGAGGCCCAGAAGCTGCTGAGCTCCATCCAGACTGCCTTCGGGAAGGCGGAGGAGCTGAGCTTCATGAAAAACACCAAGCCTGTTAAAATCCTCACAGACAG ATCTCAGGCATGTGTGGGCAGCAGTCTCCCTCCTTACAAAGTTGGGAATCTCAACTCTAAACTTTTCCTTTCTGAGATCTCAAAAAGAGAGAAGAGCTTGAAAAGAACACTTGAAG CTCCCCTCACCCCTCCCTCGACCTTCCTGCAGTCTGTTCCCGCCTATCCCAGCGGTCAGAGCTCTGGCTCTGGTGCAGAGAAACGGAAACATTCCACTGCTTTCCCAGAGGGAAATGGGAACGGCGGAAAAAATGCCGCACCGGGTTTCAAAGActcgtcctcctcttcctcatcttcttcctcGTCGTTAGCCAAACAGCCCTACCTGGGGTCCAGCTCTGCCTCTGGAGAAGGCCAGTCCACCAATCAGCAGGCTCTCGGACCCTGTGGCCCGCCTCACATCAGCGAGAGCGGCGGGACGGGAAGCGGGAGTGGCTCGTTGACTAATCACCATTCAGGCTCTGTATTCGGCTCCTCTCACTTCCCTCCTGGAGGCAGCAGTTCCTCGCACTCCTCCCAGCAGGCAGTGCTCCCTCAGTATGGCGGTCGCAAGATTCTGGTGTGCACGATGGATAACTGCTACTGCTCTGGAGTGCCCTCTGTGTCAGGCCACCGCAGCCACCCTCCGTATCCACGCTCGGGCTCTTTTCCCTGGGTCAGTGCCCAGGACTACCCCCCTCCTCCTGGCCTGGCTTCCGGAGGTCCGTCCATGCAGGGCTTGGCAGTGAGGGACTGGATAGAcgcctcacagacacacagacatgcagattTCTACGGGCTGTATGGGCAGCCCTCTACAAAGCACTACGTCACCAGTTAa